From Caminibacter mediatlanticus TB-2, the proteins below share one genomic window:
- a CDS encoding formate hydrogenlyase maturation HycH family protein, translating to MIKVFKLTRRHVEKCDLKNEKLNQVKVFSTTTGHGSVGKIDFLECVMEIDEEKLKDIISRSCEYAKFKIGNVFKYGEVEIFPEHIKKLECLADSEFKNLLMNLKEGFIVLRKVD from the coding sequence ATGATTAAAGTTTTTAAATTAACAAGAAGACATGTTGAGAAGTGTGATTTAAAAAATGAAAAATTAAATCAAGTAAAAGTTTTTTCTACAACAACAGGTCATGGAAGTGTAGGAAAAATTGATTTTTTAGAGTGTGTAATGGAAATTGATGAAGAAAAATTAAAAGATATAATATCACGCTCATGTGAATATGCAAAATTTAAAATAGGTAATGTATTTAAGTATGGAGAAGTAGAAATTTTTCCTGAACATATAAAAAAATTAGAGTGTCTTGCAGATAGTGAGTTTAAAAATTTACTAATGAATTTAAAAGAAGGGTTTATTGTATTAAGGAAAGTAGATTGA
- a CDS encoding hydrogenase 3 maturation endopeptidase HyCI translates to MKKALLVVGNPLKGDDSVAIKLGEMIEKLEGWRVFFGNDTPEDEVFKLKKYSPDLVVVADAVIGIEGAEFLSLQKDANYLYSTHNIPLYLIIEFIKEFCDNVLFLGIGVDEKNLGKITFEVSNRALNSLNEAFNKLNDSF, encoded by the coding sequence TTGAAAAAAGCTCTTTTAGTAGTTGGTAATCCTTTAAAAGGTGATGATAGTGTTGCAATAAAACTTGGAGAGATGATTGAAAAGTTAGAAGGTTGGAGAGTATTTTTTGGAAATGATACTCCAGAAGACGAAGTTTTTAAGCTTAAAAAATACTCTCCTGATTTGGTTGTAGTAGCAGATGCTGTTATTGGAATAGAGGGGGCTGAATTTTTATCTCTTCAAAAAGATGCTAATTATTTATATTCTACTCATAATATTCCCCTTTATCTTATTATTGAATTTATAAAAGAGTTTTGTGATAATGTTTTATTTTTAGGAATAGGAGTTGATGAAAAAAATCTTGGAAAAATTACTTTTGAAGTATCTAATAGGGCATTAAACTCTCTTAACGAAGCTTTTAATAAATTGAATGATTCTTTTTAA
- a CDS encoding formate/nitrite transporter family protein, translating to MAMVKAPHETVHAISHMSAHKTEYPLISVILLAIMAGGAIAMGDIFWAHATVGVAKNLAPGIANFIGGFAFSAGLMMVVFFGGHLFTSSILSGVSFARKEVNIFNGVISYWTVVWIFNFVGGVMIAYLYYKSGLPMKYNEAILKHFAHLGAVKTHLTFTEAFIRGIFCNVFVCMAIWVAVATEDGAGKIWGIAFLIAAFVASGYEHCVANMFIISEGLLAKAHYLAQFGGDIQQAAAALHIPVEELETFNIKTFLLNNELPVTLGNIVGGLIFVGIVALYSYKKELDN from the coding sequence ATGGCAATGGTTAAAGCACCTCATGAAACTGTGCATGCAATTTCACATATGTCTGCACATAAAACTGAGTATCCATTGATTAGTGTTATTTTGCTTGCTATTATGGCAGGTGGTGCTATTGCAATGGGTGATATTTTCTGGGCTCATGCTACGGTTGGAGTCGCTAAGAATTTAGCCCCAGGTATTGCAAACTTTATTGGTGGTTTCGCGTTCTCAGCCGGATTGATGATGGTAGTCTTCTTTGGAGGACATTTATTTACAAGCTCAATTTTAAGTGGTGTTTCTTTTGCAAGAAAAGAGGTTAACATTTTTAATGGTGTTATTTCTTATTGGACAGTTGTTTGGATTTTCAATTTTGTAGGTGGTGTTATGATTGCATATCTTTATTATAAATCTGGACTTCCTATGAAATATAATGAAGCAATTTTAAAACATTTTGCTCATCTTGGAGCAGTTAAAACTCATTTAACTTTCACAGAAGCATTTATTAGGGGAATATTTTGTAACGTTTTCGTATGTATGGCTATTTGGGTAGCAGTAGCTACTGAAGATGGTGCAGGTAAAATTTGGGGAATTGCATTTTTGATTGCAGCATTCGTTGCAAGTGGTTATGAACACTGTGTTGCTAATATGTTTATAATTAGTGAAGGATTATTAGCAAAAGCTCATTATTTAGCACAATTTGGTGGTGATATTCAACAAGCTGCAGCTGCACTTCATATACCAGTTGAAGAGCTTGAAACATTTAATATAAAAACATTTTTATTAAATAATGAGTTACCTGTAACTCTTGGAAATATTGTTGGTGGATTAATTTTTGTAGGAATAGTGGCATTATATTCTTATAAAAAAGAGTTAGATAATTAA